A single Acropora palmata chromosome 5, jaAcrPala1.3, whole genome shotgun sequence DNA region contains:
- the LOC141880451 gene encoding replication protein A 14 kDa subunit-like: MTKAPKFRRHFILPRSLLIKFSDIFDIFLHFLEEIAMEAPRVNASMLSQYTGKLVCLVGNVTEITSNGREIKLVTSDQRIVRIILTDPLDEQLQGAVEVIGKVERDGTLLGQRIVPYSVDFDLNLYGEALSIISNHPEIFGLRVSNGFGY; the protein is encoded by the exons ATGACGAAGGCGCCAAAATTTCGTagacattttattttaccgCGAAGTTTACTGATCAAATTTTCAGACATTTTCGatatttttctccattttcttgaGGAAATTGCCATGGAAGCACCAAGGGTTAATGCTTCAATGCTATCACAGTATACTGGAAAGCTCGTTTGTCTTGTAGGAAACGTTACAGAG ATTACTTCAAATGGCAGAGAAATAAAACTGGTGACAAGTGACCAGAGGATTGTGAGAATTATCTTGACTGACCCT CTTGATGAACAGCTTCAAGGAGCTGTGGAGGTAATTGGAAAGGTAGAGCGTGACGGTACATTGTTGGGTCAAAGAATTGTGCCATACAGCGTTGATTTTG ATTTAAATCTTTATGGAGAGGCATTATCAATAATTTCTAACCATCCGGAGATCTTTGGTTTGAGAGTTTCAAATGGCTTTGGTTATTAA